One segment of Nostoc flagelliforme CCNUN1 DNA contains the following:
- a CDS encoding site-specific integrase translates to MDDPIDAKIQQANERLTKKGSRVKIYRRGNRLWLRGTLPPKPHISGKDKDYPQFVSLGPNAIASERGIKYALAKAELLTGQLQSGNFHWEEWIDLDKVAPSRLEARRVRDWCQEYELDFWQRIKKTADREGNWKKDHGLVFSKLPQDEPLTIQVLLNYIKSTEPDSRPRKRACNYCSRLAEFAGVEGREQIRKLTGNYSARSVDPRTLPSDQQIFDFCDGIKDPNWQWVVRMLATYGLRNYEPFRLSLEDFPMIRLSQGKTGKRFIVPLYPEWADSWNLQDVLLPNIDHANYTNSKTGTKVSGWFFDNKAPFSAYNLRHCYARRCFEFDIAPDRAAKFMGHSLSVHLQVYRAWFDESVYIADYNKAIAKADRPKPPGGLL, encoded by the coding sequence ATGGACGACCCAATCGACGCGAAGATTCAGCAAGCAAATGAGCGGCTGACAAAGAAAGGCAGCCGAGTCAAAATTTACAGGCGAGGCAACCGTTTGTGGCTCAGGGGAACCCTACCACCCAAACCGCACATCTCTGGCAAGGATAAAGACTATCCGCAGTTCGTGTCGCTAGGGCCAAATGCGATCGCCTCAGAGAGAGGTATCAAGTACGCTCTTGCCAAAGCCGAGCTTTTAACCGGGCAATTGCAGTCAGGAAATTTTCATTGGGAAGAATGGATAGACTTAGACAAAGTTGCACCCTCCCGGCTTGAAGCGCGGCGGGTACGTGACTGGTGCCAAGAGTATGAATTGGACTTCTGGCAGAGAATCAAGAAGACAGCCGACCGGGAAGGCAACTGGAAAAAAGACCACGGCTTGGTTTTCTCCAAGCTCCCCCAAGACGAGCCGTTGACCATCCAAGTTTTGCTTAACTACATCAAATCGACCGAGCCAGACAGCCGCCCCAGGAAGCGGGCTTGCAATTACTGCTCAAGGTTGGCAGAATTTGCAGGAGTAGAAGGCAGGGAGCAAATTCGCAAACTGACCGGGAATTATTCAGCTAGATCCGTTGACCCTCGGACACTTCCTAGCGACCAACAGATTTTTGATTTCTGCGACGGCATCAAAGACCCGAACTGGCAATGGGTCGTGCGGATGCTAGCAACCTACGGGCTGAGGAACTATGAACCGTTCCGGCTGTCACTCGAAGATTTTCCCATGATTCGCCTCAGCCAAGGCAAGACAGGAAAGCGCTTTATCGTCCCGCTTTATCCTGAGTGGGCAGACTCATGGAACTTGCAGGATGTCCTTCTGCCAAATATCGACCACGCCAATTACACCAACTCCAAAACCGGAACCAAAGTTTCTGGCTGGTTCTTTGACAACAAAGCGCCTTTCTCTGCCTACAATCTCCGGCACTGCTACGCCCGCCGCTGCTTTGAGTTCGACATCGCTCCTGACAGAGCCGCTAAATTCATGGGGCATTCGCTTTCAGTCCATTTGCAGGTTTACAGAGCGTGGTTTGACGAGTCGGTTTACATCGCTGACTACAACAAGGCGATCGCAAAAGCTGACAGACCGAAACCCCCTGGCGGTTTGCTTTAA
- a CDS encoding SLOG family protein, which produces MAKIIAGIGYEPDKLEGYTDQRLDRLTALARATIVQLDATEVITGVDLGWQQAIALAAMSLSIPLIVAIPFDEQDKLWNEQDRERWETILFQSQKIIHVDRLPEYHAEDDARTRKRDEWMIDNCDLVLALEDEESSIIQYAKNKGKAVFNVWKSWLKYGNR; this is translated from the coding sequence ATGGCTAAAATTATTGCAGGCATCGGCTACGAGCCAGATAAATTGGAAGGTTACACCGACCAGAGGCTCGACAGGTTGACGGCACTGGCGAGAGCAACTATTGTTCAATTGGATGCCACAGAGGTGATTACAGGAGTTGATTTGGGATGGCAGCAAGCGATCGCACTTGCCGCTATGAGTCTGTCAATTCCTCTCATCGTCGCCATTCCTTTTGATGAACAAGATAAGCTTTGGAATGAACAGGATCGGGAACGATGGGAAACAATTCTGTTCCAATCGCAAAAGATAATTCATGTTGACCGACTGCCAGAATATCATGCAGAAGATGATGCTAGAACCCGCAAAAGGGATGAGTGGATGATCGATAACTGCGATTTGGTTCTAGCTCTTGAAGACGAGGAAAGTAGCATTATTCAATATGCAAAAAACAAAGGCAAAGCGGTTTTCAATGTCTGGAAGTCTTGGCTGAAATATGGCAATAGGTAA
- a CDS encoding TniQ family protein, producing the protein MNHKELSIYESLELHPPEIPECSRLYSLEPIGIGTPDCESLTSYIIRLSQAHCVTVNKLLHPNILKHFERKDLSDYSQLIYRLLRSPHNSKSFNGLGLTTTKLSQQLEALTLRNDLCFLTMVSWSEVTTYHQLFRDHQAWCPVCYEEWQMNKKPLYTPLLWFLHPVKICLHHCQYLLEECPHCQQILPIIVKQMQPGYCSQCGQWLGSSSSIKTCPQSIYEDNIKWHEYVTISIGELIAAAPHLSSLPTRDRTAQVLNAYFSANNITKGKIATFTRFIGIDPGNIFVYIYNKRIPRIDKLLQITSALQISPLKFFTEDINTLIGKLQVNSQLFVKVQDQDNKPKQTKLDKIKIQQVLTEALGEEAPPSLTEVAKRLKCSRHSLKNYCPELHQILKLRHAEYVKTLSKYSFKTRHFLEAALIVNPPPSMQSITKSIGINSSKLYKLFPELCYQISKRHKEYRNACTLEKRNQVIHEMNEAIFKLHKQGKEPTLAQVRKLLTKPGYTRDQFFQDALFKTRQELGYEN; encoded by the coding sequence ATGAACCATAAAGAATTAAGTATTTATGAATCGTTAGAATTGCACCCACCGGAAATTCCAGAATGTAGCCGTTTATATTCTTTAGAGCCAATTGGAATTGGAACACCTGATTGTGAAAGTTTGACCAGTTATATAATTCGTTTATCTCAAGCCCATTGTGTGACTGTAAACAAGCTACTTCATCCCAATATTCTCAAGCATTTTGAAAGAAAAGATTTATCTGATTATAGCCAACTAATTTACCGATTACTTAGATCACCTCACAATTCAAAATCTTTCAATGGATTAGGATTAACTACCACTAAATTATCTCAACAACTAGAAGCTTTAACTTTACGTAATGATTTATGTTTTCTCACTATGGTTTCTTGGTCTGAGGTTACTACTTATCATCAACTATTTCGTGACCATCAAGCTTGGTGTCCAGTTTGCTATGAAGAATGGCAGATGAATAAAAAACCTTTGTATACTCCCCTACTTTGGTTTCTTCATCCAGTTAAAATTTGTCTTCACCATTGCCAATACTTACTTGAGGAGTGTCCTCATTGCCAGCAGATACTCCCGATAATTGTGAAGCAAATGCAACCTGGTTACTGTTCACAATGTGGCCAGTGGTTAGGATCTTCCTCATCAATTAAAACCTGTCCTCAAAGCATATACGAAGATAATATTAAGTGGCATGAATATGTAACAATAAGTATCGGCGAGTTAATTGCTGCTGCTCCTCATCTATCTTCTCTGCCAACGAGGGACAGAACTGCTCAGGTTCTCAATGCTTATTTTAGTGCTAATAACATAACTAAAGGCAAGATAGCGACATTTACTCGTTTTATTGGTATTGATCCTGGAAATATATTTGTTTACATTTATAATAAACGAATTCCCAGAATTGATAAGCTACTACAAATTACATCTGCCTTACAAATATCGCCATTGAAATTCTTTACGGAAGATATCAATACTCTTATTGGTAAACTCCAGGTTAATTCTCAGCTATTTGTCAAAGTCCAAGACCAAGATAATAAACCAAAACAAACAAAATTAGACAAGATAAAAATTCAACAAGTTCTTACAGAAGCTCTTGGTGAAGAAGCACCTCCGAGTCTCACAGAAGTTGCTAAACGCCTTAAATGCTCTCGTCATTCTCTCAAAAATTATTGTCCTGAACTACATCAAATACTCAAATTGCGTCATGCTGAATATGTGAAAACTCTTAGTAAGTATTCTTTCAAAACAAGACATTTCTTAGAAGCAGCACTGATAGTAAATCCTCCTCCTTCAATGCAATCTATTACGAAAAGTATTGGAATAAATAGTTCCAAATTGTATAAACTCTTTCCTGAACTTTGCTATCAAATCTCCAAGCGTCACAAAGAATATCGAAACGCTTGCACATTAGAGAAGAGAAATCAAGTGATTCATGAAATGAATGAGGCTATTTTTAAGCTTCATAAGCAGGGAAAAGAACCTACCCTTGCTCAAGTTAGGAAACTTTTAACCAAACCAGGATATACACGGGATCAATTTTTTCAAGATGCCTTATTTAAAACTCGACAAGAACTCGGTTATGAAAATTGA
- a CDS encoding AAA family ATPase: MSTARLFPPELLTAPLQVRLNYYDNYTMAHPYLYEAFETLKPIIRHCGESKIIFIFGPTGVGKTKLRLLTEKWIVQELWKEMEVDRGRIPFASVEAVVQKSGLFNTKDHLKRCLYALHEPKEFINHKINYGVQGIYSDNEGKIVIKQKILETDLGWALEQSLKHRRPQTFFIDEAHHLLAVASGRKLTDVPEAIKSLANRTEVLHGLIGTYELLTLHDIGDQLSRRSVYIHLPRYNAEFIEDREIWQSVIWNFQGQIPTVEEPDFLSNWNYLYERSLGCVGILKNWLNNALADALAEEANIITLSHLERRALSVGQCRNIFKAIKEGEKRATEIEGEVEKLRIELGLGDKPVFRQKVSKELQQSQEQSSQFKKRKKTLGQRKPQRDSVGIETHEP; encoded by the coding sequence ATGTCAACAGCCAGACTATTTCCGCCGGAACTACTTACTGCACCACTTCAAGTCCGACTGAATTATTATGATAATTATACTATGGCGCACCCTTATCTTTATGAAGCTTTTGAAACTCTCAAACCTATTATTCGCCATTGCGGAGAGTCCAAAATTATTTTTATTTTCGGTCCCACAGGAGTAGGCAAAACCAAATTACGCTTACTCACTGAAAAATGGATAGTCCAAGAGTTATGGAAAGAAATGGAAGTTGACCGAGGGCGCATTCCATTTGCCAGTGTAGAAGCAGTTGTACAAAAATCTGGTCTATTCAATACTAAAGATCATCTCAAACGATGTTTATATGCTCTTCATGAACCAAAGGAATTTATTAATCACAAGATTAACTACGGAGTACAAGGCATTTACTCAGATAATGAAGGGAAAATTGTAATTAAGCAAAAAATTCTTGAAACTGATTTGGGATGGGCATTAGAACAATCCCTGAAACATCGACGACCTCAGACTTTCTTTATTGATGAAGCTCATCATCTACTAGCGGTAGCCAGTGGGCGTAAACTAACCGATGTGCCAGAAGCGATTAAATCTCTAGCTAATCGTACAGAAGTTTTACATGGTTTAATTGGAACCTATGAGTTGCTGACTCTTCACGATATTGGTGATCAATTAAGTCGGCGTAGTGTTTACATTCACTTGCCTCGTTATAATGCGGAATTCATCGAAGACAGAGAAATTTGGCAGAGTGTTATTTGGAATTTCCAAGGTCAAATTCCAACAGTTGAAGAACCTGATTTTTTATCCAATTGGAACTACCTTTATGAACGCAGTTTAGGATGTGTTGGCATTCTAAAAAATTGGTTAAACAATGCTTTGGCTGATGCCTTAGCAGAAGAAGCAAACATAATCACTCTTAGCCATTTAGAACGACGAGCTTTATCAGTAGGTCAATGTCGAAACATTTTTAAAGCTATCAAAGAGGGTGAAAAAAGAGCCACAGAGATTGAAGGTGAAGTTGAAAAACTACGTATCGAATTAGGTTTGGGAGACAAACCCGTCTTCAGACAAAAAGTTTCAAAAGAACTTCAACAGTCACAGGAGCAATCTTCTCAATTTAAAAAACGTAAAAAAACTCTAGGTCAACGTAAACCTCAACGGGATTCCGTAGGGATTGAAACTCATGAACCATAA
- a CDS encoding TnsA endonuclease C-terminal domain-containing protein gives MLSDDEFNQWCCCLKLSEKAQQEIQHVRSSAPSRRVRGAHNNVTGRYPSRKMGLSIQFESHKVELPFIYQLEHDKDVLEYYDQPPSFKLSYQEASGRNLGFYITPDFFVIHTNSVGWVECKPEDKLNQLAKKSSRRYVLGDENQWHSPPAEQYAQQFGFFFRLWSNAEINWTLHRNLEFLADYYKSNAFEVTKATRNTILSMISAQPGITLANLLHHSEGVSTDDIYHLIANEEIYVNLTASPLVEAEKCLLFVDQLYEETYNAIILSQSTTNTIHSLGVELIPGITVLYSGKSLTITLVGETEVLLQTSEQQIVTLTLSTFDELVKQGKITKSTTQKTDEINNQVMDLFKKASFPDLMAANRRYRLIQPYLDGQPIKTNTPQERSLRIWLRAYRQAQQKYGYGYLGILHFENKKGNRNRKLPQHILNLIDKFIIERYETKKQKGKQSVYNEFVHFCVETGISELQVPSYKTFIKEIKKRSGYEQTLKREGLRSAYRLEPFYWELEVTTPRHGDFPFHICHIDHTESDIELRCSKTGKVLGRAWITLLVDAFSRRILAVYASYDPPSYRSCMMVLRICVKRYGRLPQTIVTDNAKEFYSTYFETLLALFECTLKHRPSSKSRFSSVCERLFGTTNTQFFYNLAGNTQITKKVRLMTKSVNPKNLSLWTLGWLYLYLCEWAYSIYDIIEHPGLEGQSPREVFSAGIAQYGSRDHRRISYDENFRILTLPTTNKSRAKVQPGKGVKVEQKYYWSNTFRDPEIENTSVDVRYDPFNAGIAYAYVQGQWVECISEYYSLFRGRSEKEIQIATTQLKKQKQNHASSYRIRAKQLGEFLASLEVEEILLEQRLRDKQAQEVFQVIEGEIPLLSPYNQTPNVDEEKEQDKLNSSTESELEVNELVNPQKLKIFKIY, from the coding sequence ATGCTGAGTGATGATGAATTTAACCAATGGTGCTGCTGTCTAAAGCTATCAGAGAAAGCACAACAGGAAATCCAACACGTCCGCTCATCTGCTCCCTCCCGTCGTGTCAGAGGCGCTCATAACAATGTTACAGGACGTTACCCTAGTCGAAAGATGGGATTGAGCATTCAATTTGAGTCTCATAAAGTAGAACTCCCTTTTATCTACCAACTCGAACATGATAAAGATGTTCTAGAGTATTACGACCAACCTCCGTCTTTTAAACTCAGTTATCAAGAAGCATCAGGACGCAATCTTGGTTTTTATATCACCCCAGACTTCTTTGTTATTCATACTAACTCTGTTGGATGGGTAGAGTGCAAACCAGAAGATAAATTAAATCAATTAGCTAAAAAAAGCTCTCGGCGTTATGTTTTAGGCGATGAGAATCAGTGGCACAGCCCACCAGCTGAACAATATGCTCAACAGTTTGGTTTCTTTTTCCGCCTTTGGTCAAATGCCGAAATTAATTGGACGCTACATCGGAACCTAGAATTTTTAGCAGATTACTACAAATCAAATGCTTTTGAGGTGACAAAAGCGACTCGAAATACCATCCTTTCAATGATATCTGCACAACCAGGTATAACCTTAGCGAATCTCCTTCATCATAGCGAAGGGGTCAGCACAGACGACATTTATCATCTGATTGCTAATGAAGAAATCTATGTAAATTTAACAGCATCTCCTTTGGTAGAAGCCGAAAAATGTCTTTTATTTGTTGACCAACTGTACGAAGAAACATACAACGCAATTATTCTATCTCAATCAACGACAAATACTATTCACTCACTAGGAGTTGAACTTATCCCTGGTATAACTGTTTTGTATAGCGGCAAAAGTCTGACTATTACTTTAGTAGGAGAAACAGAAGTTTTACTTCAAACATCAGAACAGCAAATTGTCACATTAACTCTCTCCACTTTTGATGAGTTAGTAAAACAGGGCAAAATCACCAAATCCACTACTCAAAAAACTGATGAAATTAACAACCAAGTAATGGATTTGTTCAAAAAAGCTAGCTTCCCAGACTTAATGGCTGCTAATCGTCGTTATCGTCTGATTCAACCCTATTTGGATGGACAACCTATTAAAACGAATACACCACAAGAACGCTCTTTAAGAATTTGGTTAAGAGCTTACAGACAAGCACAACAGAAATATGGATATGGGTACTTAGGAATACTGCATTTTGAGAACAAAAAAGGTAATCGAAATCGAAAGCTACCTCAACATATTCTCAACTTGATAGATAAATTTATTATAGAAAGATATGAAACCAAAAAACAAAAAGGCAAACAGTCAGTTTATAACGAATTTGTCCACTTCTGTGTCGAAACCGGAATCTCTGAGCTTCAAGTTCCCAGTTACAAAACTTTTATCAAAGAAATTAAAAAACGTTCTGGTTACGAACAAACTCTCAAAAGAGAAGGACTTCGGTCTGCTTATCGGTTAGAACCCTTTTATTGGGAGTTAGAAGTAACAACACCTCGTCATGGGGATTTCCCCTTCCATATTTGCCATATTGACCATACAGAATCAGATATTGAACTCAGATGCTCTAAAACAGGAAAAGTTCTTGGGAGAGCTTGGATAACATTGCTTGTGGATGCATTTTCTCGGCGGATTTTAGCAGTTTATGCCAGCTATGATCCTCCTTCATATCGTTCTTGTATGATGGTTCTGCGAATATGTGTAAAACGTTATGGACGACTGCCTCAAACCATCGTCACAGATAACGCTAAAGAATTTTACAGCACTTATTTTGAAACTCTGCTAGCTTTGTTTGAATGTACTCTTAAGCATCGTCCTAGCAGCAAATCTCGATTTAGTAGCGTGTGTGAACGGTTATTTGGAACCACCAACACCCAGTTTTTCTACAATTTAGCAGGCAATACCCAAATTACAAAAAAAGTCAGACTGATGACCAAATCAGTCAATCCCAAAAATTTATCACTGTGGACTTTGGGATGGTTGTACTTATACCTGTGTGAATGGGCTTACTCTATTTATGACATCATTGAACATCCGGGTTTAGAAGGGCAGAGTCCACGAGAAGTCTTCAGTGCAGGAATTGCTCAATATGGTAGTCGTGACCATCGTCGCATTTCTTATGACGAAAATTTCCGCATCCTAACTTTGCCTACTACTAACAAGAGTAGAGCGAAAGTGCAGCCGGGAAAAGGAGTCAAAGTTGAGCAGAAATACTACTGGTCAAATACCTTTCGTGACCCAGAAATAGAAAATACTTCAGTCGATGTTAGATATGACCCTTTTAATGCAGGAATTGCCTATGCTTATGTTCAGGGTCAATGGGTTGAGTGCATTAGTGAATATTACTCTTTATTCCGAGGACGTTCTGAAAAAGAAATTCAAATAGCAACTACCCAACTTAAGAAACAAAAACAAAACCATGCTTCTAGTTACAGAATTCGAGCTAAACAACTCGGAGAATTTCTGGCCAGCCTTGAGGTTGAGGAAATTTTACTCGAACAACGCTTGCGGGATAAACAAGCACAGGAAGTTTTTCAGGTTATTGAAGGAGAAATACCCTTACTAAGTCCCTACAATCAAACCCCAAATGTCGATGAAGAAAAAGAACAGGATAAATTGAATAGTTCAACAGAATCTGAATTAGAAGTTAATGAATTAGTTAATCCTCAAAAACTCAAAATATTCAAAATTTACTAA